From Actinoplanes oblitus, a single genomic window includes:
- a CDS encoding metal ABC transporter ATP-binding protein, whose product MRFRHATIGYPGNPVLIGLDLDLRAGERLALTGPNGAGKSTLIKSVLGLAAVLGGAVEVFGRSPGRAGGLCGYVPQAADLDPDFPVTAGQVVLMGRYRRTGWWRPTRAADRRAARAALDRVGLADRAGVRFGLLSGGQRQRVLLARAIVGEAALLLLDEPFNGVDADSQRSILTVLSELTAAGAALILSTHDEPLAHRFAHRVLAVGT is encoded by the coding sequence GTGCGTTTCCGTCACGCCACGATCGGGTATCCGGGAAATCCGGTGCTGATCGGGCTGGATCTGGACCTGCGGGCCGGCGAGCGGCTCGCCCTGACCGGACCGAACGGCGCCGGCAAGTCCACCCTGATCAAGAGTGTCCTCGGACTCGCCGCCGTCCTCGGTGGCGCGGTGGAGGTGTTCGGTCGCTCCCCCGGCCGGGCAGGCGGCCTGTGCGGATACGTCCCGCAGGCCGCCGACCTCGACCCGGACTTCCCGGTCACCGCCGGGCAGGTGGTGCTGATGGGCCGCTACCGGCGTACCGGCTGGTGGCGTCCCACCCGGGCGGCCGACCGCCGGGCGGCCCGCGCGGCCCTCGACCGGGTCGGGCTCGCCGACCGGGCCGGCGTCCGCTTCGGACTGCTCTCCGGCGGCCAGCGCCAGCGCGTGCTGCTGGCCCGCGCGATCGTCGGCGAAGCCGCGTTGCTGCTGCTGGACGAGCCGTTCAACGGGGTGGACGCGGACAGCCAGCGATCCATCCTGACCGTCCTGTCCGAACTCACCGCCGCCGGCGCCGCCCTGATCCTGAGCACCCACGACGAGCCGCTGGCCCATCGGTTCGCCCACCGGGTCCTGGCGGTCGGCACGTGA